One Bradyrhizobium zhanjiangense DNA segment encodes these proteins:
- the ptsP gene encoding phosphoenolpyruvate--protein phosphotransferase — translation MQGGATGLAFRGRTASIGFAHGPFVRVNAGASGERVAGSLVEEALALRSAIDVASGQIAELAAIAGGEAAQILEFQVALLDDEDFIEAIFASIGEGSPADVAWRSALDEQIADYNSAEDEYLKARSSDLADLRDRVVAILRGGEGQVLKIPSGAVVCADDLPPSRFLEIDWSGGGGLALLRGSPTSHVAMLARARGIPMVVQIGTITEVAAEVGPMALLDGEGATLELDPSAEQLRLFEKRRETHRKSRASARAILQRPTASWRGERIKLFINIQRVEDLEHADAQYADGIGLMRTEFLLAERGGLPDEETQFQAYDAVLRWADRRPVTIRTFDAGGDKPVPGFTQDGEANPFLGVRGLRLCLARPEIFAIQLRALARAAVRGNLKVMFPMVTSADELEAGRKLFADVVQRLQADGIAAMLPELGIMVEVPAAALAVTSFRAAFFSIGSNDLAQYVLACDRSNGALAPLMDPLHPAVLELIARTAEHGRRAGISVSLCGDMASDPRCLPALLNCGLRELSVNSSALAQIKQTIDRLSSGGGLG, via the coding sequence ATGCAGGGAGGCGCTACAGGACTGGCCTTCCGCGGCAGAACCGCTTCGATCGGCTTTGCCCATGGTCCGTTCGTCCGTGTCAATGCGGGCGCGAGCGGCGAGCGGGTCGCAGGCTCGCTGGTCGAGGAAGCGCTCGCGCTGCGCAGCGCGATCGACGTGGCAAGCGGGCAGATCGCGGAGCTTGCCGCGATCGCTGGAGGTGAAGCCGCGCAGATTCTGGAATTCCAGGTCGCCCTGCTAGACGATGAGGATTTCATCGAGGCGATCTTCGCGTCGATTGGCGAGGGGAGTCCTGCGGATGTCGCATGGCGTTCGGCGCTTGACGAGCAGATCGCGGACTACAATTCGGCTGAGGACGAATATTTGAAGGCGCGCTCCTCCGATCTCGCTGATTTGCGCGACCGCGTGGTCGCCATTCTGCGGGGAGGCGAGGGCCAGGTCCTGAAAATTCCGAGCGGCGCCGTCGTCTGCGCCGACGATCTGCCGCCCTCGCGTTTTCTGGAGATCGACTGGTCCGGCGGCGGCGGTCTGGCGCTCTTGCGCGGCAGTCCCACGAGCCACGTCGCGATGCTGGCGCGCGCAAGGGGCATTCCAATGGTCGTGCAGATTGGCACGATCACGGAAGTCGCAGCCGAAGTTGGACCCATGGCGCTGCTCGACGGCGAAGGTGCCACGCTTGAACTCGATCCCAGCGCCGAGCAGCTCCGCTTGTTCGAGAAGCGGCGCGAAACCCACCGCAAGAGCAGGGCGTCTGCCCGCGCGATCCTCCAGCGACCGACGGCGTCCTGGCGCGGCGAGCGGATCAAGCTGTTCATCAATATCCAGCGCGTCGAGGATCTCGAGCATGCCGACGCGCAATATGCTGATGGTATCGGCTTGATGCGCACCGAGTTTCTGCTCGCCGAGCGGGGTGGCCTGCCCGACGAGGAGACACAGTTTCAGGCCTACGATGCGGTATTGCGCTGGGCCGACCGGCGCCCGGTCACCATTCGAACCTTTGACGCGGGCGGCGACAAGCCGGTGCCTGGATTCACGCAGGACGGCGAAGCCAATCCCTTCCTCGGGGTCCGCGGCTTGCGGCTTTGCCTGGCACGGCCCGAGATCTTTGCCATTCAGCTTCGCGCGCTGGCGCGTGCGGCCGTGCGTGGAAACCTCAAGGTCATGTTTCCGATGGTCACATCGGCGGACGAACTCGAGGCAGGACGGAAGCTGTTCGCTGACGTCGTGCAGCGCTTGCAGGCGGACGGCATTGCCGCGATGCTCCCCGAGCTGGGAATAATGGTTGAAGTCCCGGCGGCGGCCCTGGCGGTCACGAGCTTCAGGGCCGCCTTCTTCTCAATCGGGTCGAACGACCTCGCGCAATATGTCCTTGCGTGCGATCGTTCCAATGGAGCTCTCGCCCCCTTGATGGACCCGCTGCATCCGGCAGTGCTCGAGCTGATCGCGCGGACCGCGGAGCACGGGCGGCGCGCCGGCATCAGTGTCAGCCTGTGCGGTGACATGGCGAGCGATCCGCGCTGCCTTCCCGCATTGCTGAACTGCGGCTTGCGCGAGCTATCCGTGAATTCATCGGCGCTCGCGCAGATCAAGCAGACGATCGACCGGCTGAGCAGCGGAGGCGGCCTTGGCTGA
- a CDS encoding HPr family phosphocarrier protein, with protein MLDKADGQIFTGNVRLVHAVGMHARPAVKLTKLAKKFQAQISVRVAGATDWINAKSVAKIMAMRAAHGSTIEIKASGSDAEAAVAALVNLITTDFPDEVS; from the coding sequence ATGCTGGACAAAGCGGACGGACAGATCTTCACCGGTAATGTGCGGTTGGTGCACGCGGTAGGCATGCATGCGCGCCCGGCGGTCAAGCTGACCAAGCTTGCCAAGAAGTTCCAGGCGCAGATTTCCGTTCGGGTCGCAGGCGCGACCGATTGGATCAACGCCAAGAGCGTGGCCAAGATCATGGCCATGCGTGCGGCGCACGGCAGCACGATCGAGATCAAGGCATCCGGCAGTGACGCGGAGGCCGCGGTTGCGGCGCTGGTCAATCTGATTACAACCGATTTTCCGGACGAGGTTTCCTAG
- the dhaM gene encoding dihydroxyacetone kinase phosphoryl donor subunit DhaM, with protein MTDTVGIVIVSHSKDIAKGTADMVRQMVGSEVKVAFCGGNPDGGLGTSVSSIIDAINNAWSAKGVAILVDLGGAETNSEMAVEMLEPARRDLVVVCNAPIVEGAVMAATEAAGGSSLAQVKAVAEELSAD; from the coding sequence ATGACCGACACTGTAGGTATCGTGATCGTCTCGCATTCGAAGGATATCGCCAAGGGCACCGCCGACATGGTGCGGCAGATGGTCGGCAGCGAGGTCAAGGTGGCCTTCTGTGGCGGCAATCCGGACGGTGGACTGGGCACCAGTGTTTCCTCGATCATCGACGCCATCAATAATGCCTGGTCCGCAAAGGGCGTCGCGATCCTCGTCGATCTTGGCGGCGCCGAAACCAACAGCGAGATGGCGGTCGAAATGCTGGAGCCTGCACGGCGCGATCTCGTTGTCGTATGCAACGCGCCGATCGTGGAGGGCGCCGTGATGGCGGCGACCGAGGCGGCAGGCGGCAGCTCGCTGGCCCAGGTGAAGGCCGTGGCCGAGGAACTTTCTGCCGACTGA
- the dhaL gene encoding dihydroxyacetone kinase subunit DhaL, translating to MSLQPETIKTLVKVAAEQVIASAPELTTLDQAIGDGDHGTNMKRGFEAVLGKLDAISAQPLDEALKMIGKTLVMTVGGASGPLYGSFFLAAGEALSHDRHLPDDLADVFGSGVNAVSARGRSQAGEKTMLDVLVPVLETLRTAAGQPDLIAQVRTTAAEAVERTAAMQATKGRASFLGPRSVGHVDPGARSSCVLVQAVCASLEGQQ from the coding sequence ATGTCGCTACAACCCGAGACGATCAAGACGCTGGTCAAGGTGGCCGCAGAGCAGGTCATCGCGAGCGCGCCAGAACTCACGACCCTGGATCAGGCGATCGGCGACGGTGACCATGGGACAAATATGAAGCGCGGCTTCGAGGCCGTGCTCGGCAAGCTTGATGCCATCTCGGCGCAACCGCTGGACGAGGCGCTGAAGATGATCGGCAAGACCCTGGTGATGACCGTAGGAGGCGCCTCCGGGCCGCTTTACGGCAGTTTCTTTCTTGCCGCGGGCGAAGCGCTCTCGCATGACAGGCACTTGCCGGACGATCTTGCGGATGTCTTTGGCAGCGGCGTGAATGCGGTGAGCGCGCGGGGGCGCTCCCAGGCCGGCGAGAAGACAATGCTCGACGTGCTTGTTCCAGTCCTGGAAACGTTGAGGACGGCGGCCGGCCAACCGGATCTGATCGCGCAGGTCCGCACCACCGCGGCCGAAGCGGTCGAGCGGACCGCAGCGATGCAGGCCACCAAGGGGCGAGCGTCGTTCCTCGGACCGCGCAGCGTCGGACATGTCGATCCTGGCGCACGTTCGAGCTGCGTACTCGTGCAGGCGGTCTGCGCGAGCCTGGAGGGACAGCAATGA
- a CDS encoding ABC transporter ATP-binding protein, whose translation MADVILRNISKRFDAVEAVRELSLAVNDGEFLVLLGPSGAGKTTTLRLITGLETPDAGSVMIDGRDVTHDPPGSRDIAFVFQQYSLYPHLTVYDNLAFPLRSPARRVSEPIIRKRVEQTAELLHIASKLNNRATRLSGGEMQRVAIGRALVRDPSIYLMDEPLSSLDAKLRAELRLELKRIQLELGATILYVTHDQVEAMTMASRIGVIRDGQLLQCGTPREIYESPSSSYVASRLGTPQINFLPAHLLSDVPVPPGTETVGIRTEHLQITARNGGRMVGRVHRIEHLGEQNHVHLDYKGEMLVTLADPRQPLQSGQEVELRLVHPLCFDRAGQRIPAMVH comes from the coding sequence GTGGCTGACGTCATCCTGCGCAACATCAGCAAGCGTTTCGACGCGGTCGAGGCAGTACGCGAGCTTTCGCTGGCGGTGAATGATGGAGAATTCCTGGTCCTGCTCGGGCCGAGCGGTGCCGGCAAAACCACGACGTTGCGGCTGATCACCGGGCTCGAGACCCCCGACGCCGGCTCGGTCATGATCGACGGCCGCGACGTGACGCACGATCCGCCGGGATCACGCGATATAGCCTTTGTCTTCCAGCAATATTCGCTGTATCCGCACCTCACGGTCTATGACAATCTGGCGTTTCCGTTGCGCTCCCCCGCGCGGCGCGTGTCGGAGCCAATTATCCGCAAGCGCGTCGAGCAGACGGCGGAGCTTTTGCATATCGCAAGCAAGTTGAACAACCGTGCAACCCGCCTGTCCGGCGGCGAAATGCAGCGGGTGGCGATCGGCCGTGCGCTGGTTCGCGATCCCTCGATCTACCTGATGGACGAGCCGCTCTCCTCGCTGGATGCGAAGCTCCGAGCGGAGCTTCGTCTTGAGCTCAAGCGGATCCAGCTCGAGCTTGGCGCGACCATTCTCTACGTGACCCACGATCAGGTCGAGGCCATGACCATGGCCTCCCGGATCGGCGTGATCAGGGACGGCCAGCTTCTTCAGTGCGGCACGCCGCGGGAGATCTACGAAAGCCCGTCGAGCAGCTATGTCGCCTCGCGCCTCGGCACGCCCCAGATCAACTTCCTTCCGGCCCATCTGTTGTCCGATGTGCCGGTGCCGCCGGGAACGGAGACGGTCGGCATCCGAACCGAGCATCTGCAAATCACTGCGCGCAATGGGGGACGGATGGTCGGCCGGGTGCACCGCATCGAGCACCTCGGTGAGCAGAATCATGTTCACCTGGATTATAAGGGCGAGATGCTGGTGACGCTTGCGGATCCGCGCCAGCCGCTTCAGTCCGGCCAGGAGGTCGAACTGCGCCTGGTGCATCCGCTCTGTTTCGATCGCGCGGGGCAACGCATCCCTGCGATGGTTCACTAG
- a CDS encoding ABC transporter ATP-binding protein, with amino-acid sequence MAQIRVENLRKSFDQFTAVEGSNFTIDDGTFFAMLGPSGCGKTTTLRMIAGLELPTEGKILLDGEDVTVRRAAARDIAFVFQLFALYPHMNVAGNIGFPLKCQGIGRREIRDRVQETARLLRIEHLLSSKTSKLSGGDRQRVALGRAMVRRPKAFLMDEPLGALDAEFRHLMCGELRDLHDRISATTVYVTHDQLEAMSMADQIAVMNKGRVEQIGSPQEVYDRPASMFVADFIGSPPMNFLRFESGLRSGDRAVAFHSVSVEVPEIREDRASAPLALGIRPEHIRFADAAPVRGEVFGAEYLGTTQIVIVDTPHGRLAARLPSSASVRIGETVGLEFHSERLALFDVASGLAVRTANMGSARRG; translated from the coding sequence ATGGCACAAATCCGCGTCGAAAACCTGCGCAAGTCGTTCGATCAGTTCACAGCCGTTGAAGGCTCGAACTTCACCATCGATGACGGCACCTTTTTCGCGATGCTCGGGCCCTCCGGCTGCGGCAAGACCACCACGCTGCGCATGATCGCGGGCCTCGAGCTGCCGACCGAGGGCAAGATCCTGCTCGACGGCGAGGACGTGACCGTTCGCCGTGCCGCTGCCCGCGATATCGCCTTCGTCTTCCAGCTCTTTGCGCTCTATCCGCACATGAATGTGGCGGGCAATATCGGCTTTCCCCTGAAGTGCCAGGGCATTGGGCGACGCGAGATTCGCGACCGGGTGCAGGAAACCGCGCGGCTGCTGCGGATCGAGCATCTCCTGTCGAGCAAGACGTCGAAACTCTCGGGCGGTGACCGGCAGCGCGTCGCGCTTGGCCGCGCCATGGTGAGGCGGCCGAAGGCCTTCCTGATGGACGAGCCGCTGGGCGCGCTCGACGCCGAGTTTCGTCATCTGATGTGCGGCGAACTTCGTGATCTCCACGATCGCATCAGTGCGACCACGGTCTACGTGACGCACGACCAGCTCGAAGCGATGTCGATGGCGGATCAGATCGCCGTCATGAACAAGGGGCGCGTCGAGCAGATCGGCTCGCCGCAAGAGGTCTATGACCGGCCCGCCAGCATGTTCGTGGCCGATTTCATCGGCTCGCCGCCGATGAATTTCCTGCGGTTTGAGAGCGGCCTGCGGTCGGGGGATCGGGCTGTCGCCTTTCATAGCGTCAGCGTCGAAGTCCCGGAGATCCGCGAGGATCGTGCGAGCGCACCGCTGGCGCTCGGGATACGTCCTGAGCACATTCGCTTTGCCGACGCGGCACCCGTCCGCGGTGAGGTGTTCGGCGCCGAATATCTCGGCACCACGCAGATCGTAATCGTCGACACGCCGCACGGGCGCCTGGCGGCGCGGCTGCCCTCCAGCGCGTCGGTGCGGATCGGCGAGACAGTGGGTCTTGAATTCCACTCCGAGAGGCTGGCGCTGTTCGATGTCGCCAGCGGCCTCGCTGTTCGAACCGCCAATATGGGGAGTGCGCGCCGTGGCTGA
- a CDS encoding carbohydrate ABC transporter permease, producing the protein MTAVLTKSTAHSIVEASPRAKAVAGGLVILYAVITILPLLWIVATAFKSQSDAIAYPPKVIFQPTLEGYVNLFTVRTRQTPDFIAKLPPPETWYDKLVRRRDMVIAGPSKVVPRFVNSLIIGFGSTFLAVFLGTLAAYAFSRFRIPLADDLLFFILSTRMMPPVAVAIPIYLMYRQLNLTDTRLGMILLYTAVNVSLAVWLLKGFIDEIPREYEEAALVDGYTRLQALRKVVLPQAVTGIAATAIFCLIFSWNEYAFAVLLTSGEAQTMPPFIPFIIGEGGQDWPAVAAATTLFVVPIVLFTVLLRKHLLRGITFGAVRK; encoded by the coding sequence ATGACCGCCGTCCTCACCAAGTCCACCGCTCACTCCATCGTGGAGGCTTCGCCGCGCGCGAAGGCCGTGGCCGGCGGCCTCGTGATCCTCTACGCCGTGATCACGATCCTGCCGCTGCTCTGGATCGTCGCCACCGCATTCAAGTCGCAGAGTGACGCCATCGCCTATCCGCCGAAGGTGATCTTCCAGCCGACCCTCGAGGGTTACGTGAACCTCTTTACCGTGCGTACCCGCCAGACACCGGATTTCATCGCCAAACTGCCGCCGCCGGAGACGTGGTACGACAAGCTCGTGCGCCGGCGCGACATGGTCATTGCCGGACCGTCGAAGGTCGTGCCGCGCTTCGTCAACTCGCTGATCATCGGGTTCGGCTCGACCTTCCTGGCCGTCTTTCTCGGCACGCTCGCAGCCTACGCCTTCTCGCGCTTCCGCATTCCCCTGGCAGACGATCTTCTATTCTTCATCCTGTCGACGCGCATGATGCCGCCCGTTGCCGTGGCGATCCCGATCTATCTGATGTACCGGCAGCTCAACTTGACCGACACCAGGCTCGGGATGATCCTGCTCTATACGGCCGTGAACGTCTCGCTCGCGGTCTGGCTGCTCAAGGGCTTCATCGACGAGATCCCGCGCGAGTATGAGGAGGCCGCCCTCGTCGACGGCTACACGCGGCTGCAGGCCCTGCGCAAGGTGGTATTGCCGCAAGCTGTCACTGGAATCGCGGCGACCGCAATCTTCTGTCTGATCTTTTCGTGGAACGAATACGCCTTCGCGGTTCTCCTGACGAGCGGTGAGGCGCAGACCATGCCGCCCTTCATTCCGTTCATCATCGGCGAGGGCGGGCAGGATTGGCCGGCAGTTGCTGCCGCGACCACACTGTTCGTCGTGCCGATCGTTCTGTTCACCGTGTTGTTGCGCAAGCACCTGTTGCGCGGCATCACCTTCGGAGCTGTGCGCAAATGA
- a CDS encoding carbohydrate ABC transporter permease, which yields MIPGVSEPAKSRATRRVRGLSDRTIAWLFVAPTIALLLAINIFPLVWMIRLSFTSLNLSMSYLPLRFVGLDNFTDILTDEDVWIRLQTTAEFVIWSVALQVVIGFGLALLINRQFRGHSFWTTIILLPMMLSPAVVGNFWTLLLQPQIGPFNYLISLFTGVPPSSFSMTGQVSLAPWTIVLVDTWMWAPYVMLICLAGLRSIPDYIYEAAEVDRASPWRQFWSITLPMTVPFLMLAVLFRAIENFKMFDMVNLLTSGGPGSTTELVSITLKRAAFEKWRTGYSSALAIILFVTVFGAANIYVKALNKVKQR from the coding sequence ATGATCCCCGGCGTGAGCGAGCCCGCCAAATCTCGTGCCACGCGGCGCGTCCGCGGCCTGTCGGACCGGACCATCGCCTGGCTGTTCGTTGCGCCGACGATCGCGCTGTTGCTGGCGATCAACATCTTTCCGCTGGTGTGGATGATCCGGCTGTCCTTCACGAGCCTCAACCTCAGCATGTCCTATCTGCCGCTGCGGTTCGTCGGGCTCGACAATTTCACCGACATCTTGACCGACGAGGACGTCTGGATCCGGCTCCAGACCACGGCGGAATTCGTGATCTGGTCGGTGGCGTTGCAGGTGGTCATCGGCTTCGGCTTGGCGCTCCTGATCAACCGCCAGTTTCGCGGTCACAGCTTCTGGACCACGATCATCTTACTGCCGATGATGCTGTCGCCGGCGGTGGTCGGTAACTTCTGGACGCTGCTGTTGCAACCGCAGATCGGGCCGTTCAACTACCTGATCAGCCTGTTCACGGGTGTGCCGCCGAGCTCGTTCAGCATGACCGGGCAGGTTTCGCTCGCGCCCTGGACCATCGTGCTCGTCGACACCTGGATGTGGGCCCCCTACGTGATGCTGATCTGCCTCGCCGGGCTTCGCTCCATTCCCGACTACATCTATGAGGCGGCCGAAGTAGATCGCGCCTCGCCCTGGCGACAATTCTGGTCGATCACGCTGCCGATGACGGTGCCGTTTCTGATGCTCGCCGTTCTGTTCCGCGCGATCGAGAACTTCAAGATGTTCGACATGGTCAATCTCCTGACGTCGGGAGGGCCGGGGTCGACCACCGAGCTCGTGTCGATCACGCTGAAGCGCGCCGCATTCGAGAAGTGGCGCACGGGCTATTCGTCCGCACTCGCCATCATCCTGTTCGTGACAGTGTTCGGTGCCGCCAACATCTACGTCAAAGCGCTCAACAAGGTGAAGCAACGATGA
- a CDS encoding ABC transporter substrate-binding protein, with protein sequence MRTFNWLRSSTATTVLGAALLGIFDGGEAAAQSKQLTLCWAAWDPANALVELGKDFTKQSGIEMKYEFVPWTSYADRFLNELNSHGKLCDLIIGDSQWIGGAAENKWYVKLNDFFDKEKISMNDFVPATVVGYSQWPKNSPNYWALPAMADAVGWTYRKDWFSRPEIQSAFKAKYGRDLAPPKTYDELKQIAEFFQGREIDGKKVYGAYIFTERGSEGITMGVTNVLYNYGFSYDNPKKPYQMQGVVNSPEAAKGLEFYKELYKCCTAPGMTNAYMQEGLDAFKSGQVAMQMNWFAFFPGLYKDPNVGGDKIGFFVNPAGPNGHFTQLGGQGISVVATSDRKDDALAYIKWFAQPAVQQKWWQLGGYSALKAVVDAPDFPKSAAFAPQFLESMGIVKDFWAEPSYAQLLLDMQKRVHDYVVADKGTAQQALDLLVKDWTKVFKEQGKQVASQ encoded by the coding sequence ATGCGGACATTCAATTGGCTAAGAAGCTCGACGGCAACCACGGTCCTCGGGGCGGCGCTGCTGGGGATATTTGACGGAGGCGAAGCCGCAGCCCAGAGCAAGCAGCTCACGCTGTGCTGGGCGGCATGGGACCCGGCCAACGCGCTGGTCGAACTCGGCAAGGACTTCACCAAGCAATCCGGCATCGAGATGAAGTACGAGTTCGTCCCATGGACGAGCTATGCCGATCGCTTCCTCAACGAGCTCAACTCCCACGGCAAGCTCTGCGACCTCATCATCGGCGACAGCCAGTGGATCGGCGGAGCCGCCGAGAACAAGTGGTACGTCAAGCTCAACGATTTCTTCGACAAGGAGAAGATATCGATGAACGACTTCGTCCCGGCGACGGTTGTCGGCTATTCGCAGTGGCCGAAGAACTCGCCGAACTATTGGGCGCTGCCGGCCATGGCCGATGCGGTGGGCTGGACTTATCGCAAGGACTGGTTCTCGCGGCCCGAAATTCAATCCGCGTTCAAGGCCAAGTACGGCCGCGACCTGGCGCCGCCGAAGACCTATGACGAGCTGAAGCAGATCGCTGAGTTCTTCCAGGGCCGCGAGATCGACGGCAAGAAGGTCTATGGCGCCTACATCTTCACCGAGCGCGGCTCCGAAGGCATCACCATGGGCGTGACCAACGTGCTCTACAATTACGGCTTCAGCTACGACAATCCCAAGAAGCCGTACCAGATGCAGGGCGTCGTCAATTCACCGGAAGCGGCCAAGGGGCTCGAGTTCTACAAGGAGCTCTACAAGTGCTGCACCGCGCCGGGCATGACCAATGCCTACATGCAGGAAGGACTTGATGCCTTCAAGTCCGGCCAAGTGGCGATGCAGATGAACTGGTTCGCCTTCTTCCCCGGCCTCTACAAGGATCCGAATGTCGGCGGCGACAAGATCGGCTTCTTCGTCAATCCGGCCGGCCCGAACGGACACTTCACCCAGCTCGGCGGACAGGGCATCTCGGTCGTAGCGACCTCCGATCGCAAGGACGACGCGCTCGCCTACATCAAGTGGTTCGCGCAGCCCGCCGTGCAGCAGAAGTGGTGGCAGCTCGGTGGCTATTCGGCCCTGAAGGCGGTGGTCGACGCGCCCGACTTCCCGAAGAGCGCGGCATTCGCACCGCAATTCCTGGAGTCGATGGGCATCGTCAAGGACTTCTGGGCCGAGCCGTCCTACGCGCAACTGCTGCTCGACATGCAGAAGCGGGTGCATGACTACGTCGTTGCCGACAAGGGCACGGCGCAGCAGGCGCTCGATCTCCTGGTCAAGGATTGGACCAAGGTTTTCAAGGAGCAGGGTAAGCAGGTCGCGTCGCAATAG